Part of the Coregonus clupeaformis isolate EN_2021a chromosome 31, ASM2061545v1, whole genome shotgun sequence genome, TTTATTGACTTGTAGATTTAATGGTGCATCTCCCATAGGAAGTTCAGTTCTTTTCATTTATACATcagaaaaatattaaataaaaataacttcTAAAACAGCCATCCCCCCTTCCATTCCATCCCAGCCAGACCCACGAGGACAGTTCTTCAGAGCACTGAGACagacgtagtagtagtagtaggctaCATAATGTCTAAACTGTTGTGGTTAATGTTCGTTCCCAGGTCCTGGTTATTACCCAACATGTCCGACTGCCCTGTGCCATGCAAGCCCCCCATCCCACTTATCTGGGACATCATAGCACTCGGGTCCGAACCAAACGTACCCGGGTCCCCAGAGTTAGcctgctgttgttgttgctgtgaCAATTGTTGTGGGTTTTGGGGGGCCACCATGCCAGGGTGGTGCTGGGAGAGGTGACCCAGGTGCGGGGAGCCTGTCTGGGTCTGGGGGGAGATGCGGTGAGGGGAGGGCTGGGGCTGCATGCGTGGCGAGGGGCTGGAGTGGGGCGGCTGGGACTGTGGCCGAGGGGAGGGCTGAGGGGAACGCACCTGGTTACTGAGGGACTGACCGCCCAGAGCCTGGCCCTGGAGGTGGGGGTGTGGGGACTGGGCCATCTGCTGCTGGGGGCTCATAGGACTGCCGTGCTGTGCGGGCGAGCCCCCTCCTAGGTGTTGCTGCTGGAGAAGTCTCTGGTGGAGGGCCTGCTGGAGCATGGCATGGGAAGACTGGGGCTGGGGGGGACCACCTTGGCCTTGCTGGGGACCCTGCTGCCCCTGTTGGAGCTGCCCaggccccccacccccatcctgctgttgttgctgctgctgttgcatCTGCATCTGGTGCTGTAGCCTCTGTTGCAGGGCTGTGGCTACCTGCTGGGACATGGTTCCAGGGTAGCCCTGTCCTTGTTGGCCTGGACCCGGCTGGGGCCCCTGGGGGCCTCCCCCACCCTGCTGcggccctcctccccctccaccagGCTGGGTCTGGCCAGGTTGACCAGGCTGGCCCTGATGCATGAAGCCCTGCTGGCCCTGACCCTGCTGTTGGGGGGGCTGGGGCTGCTGGAACTGACCATTGTTACtcatctgttgttgttgttgttgttgttgttgctgctgctgctgttgttgttgttgttgttggtgttgttgttgttgttgttggaggtgccTTCTCATTAGAATCTCTCTGAACTGGGGAGTCATGTTGGACATGGGGGTGCCTTGGCCTGGCATACCACCTTGTTGTTGCTGTAGTGCTGCCATTTGCTGCTGTTGCTGCAGACTCACAGGCAGGAGAGGGCGCTGTTGCTGCTGCAACTGCTGTAGCTGAGCCATAGAGGAAATATTTACGCCTCCTCCTCCCTGGACCATGTTCATCCCTGGCTGGGCTACTCCGGGGTTTACGTTCACCTGCTGACCATCCATGACCACCTGGTTACCCCCAGGCCCTCCAGGGCCCATTCCTGCCCCACCAAGGGCCCCCTGGAACCGCACGCCTCCAGGCCCCCCTCCTGGCCCTCCTCCCGGGGCCCCCGGCACCCCTGTACCTCCCTGGTATCGGGCAGCTCGCTGCTTGATGAAGGCAGCCATGAGAAGGGGGTTGGAGCGGAGGATGTTGAGGACCTGTTGCTGCTGGCCGGGGGAGCTGGGGGAACGGAGGGTACGCAGGAGGTCTTGTAGAGCTGCCTGGGGGAGGTTCCCTGTCCCAACCATCGCCGCTGCCGCCCCGGCCACGCCCCCTGGACCTCCCATCAGCCCCATTAACCCCCCTTGCCCTGCCTGCTGTTGCTGCTGACCTTGATGCTGTTGTTGCTGGGCAagctgccgctgctgctgttgctgggcgagctgttgttgttgctgcGGTGTCAGGTGACCCATCTGTCCCATCATGCCTTGCCTCTGCTGGGGGGTCATCCCACCCGGGCCGCCCCACTGCTGTTGGTTGGGATTCTGGAGCTGGGCCTGCTGCTGGAGCTGAACCTGGGGAGAGAGCTGGGTCTGGGGGCCGACTTGCTGCTGCTGCATACCTCCTTGCCCCACCACCatcccctgctgctgctgctccataTGAGTCCTCCCTGCCACACCCTGGCCCTGGGGAGCCATCCCCTGGTGCCCTACCATGCCTGCTCCTGGGAGGACCATGCCCTGCATCTGAGCCTGGGGGTTCTGGTGGTGGGGGTGAGGGGGCATCATGCCTCCACCCTGGGCCGCCTGCTGCCTCTGGAGGATCTGGGCTTGAGCCTGGGCCATCTGACGCTGGGTCTCTGCCACACGCTGGATCTTCAACGCTATCTCCACCGCTGCCGGAGGTGGcccctgttgctgctgctgccccTGGGGCATGGAGCCCTGGCCGGGGTTTGCTTGCTGCTGTGGAGGAGTGGCTGAGCCCAGACCGGGTTTACCCAGGGACTGGTGGAGGGGCAAAGCTCCTGGAGGTCTGGGGGTATAAGGGGGAAGACCTCCTGGCTGCTGCATCTGCTGGACATTTGGAGACAGGCCCTGTTGCTGCTGTTGGACCATCTGTTGCTGCTGAGGAGAGTTCATCATTACCCCTCCACTATGCTGCTGCTGCATCTGCTGCTGGAACTGGTGGTGCATGTGGTGCTGCTGGGGAATACcgccctgctgctgctgctgttgttgctgctgtttcCCTGGAGGGCCCTGACCCATCCCCTGCTGGGGTCCGGGGGGCATGTTCCCCTGTGTGGGGGTCTGAGGCGTGGGGGGCTGCGTGCCCACGGACATGGGGGTACTGGGCCCCGTGGTACTGTTGTTTCCCGGGGACGGTAGCCCACCGTTGCCCCCCGGTCCCGGAGGTGGCTGACCCACCCTCTGCATGCTGGCCATCCTCCTCCGCAGCATCTGGGCCTGCTGGAGACGGTGCTGGAGCTGCTGCTGCCTCAGCTTGTGCTTGATATTCAGACAGAATGGTACGGGACACTTGTTCTCCTGGCAGTGCTTGGCGTGGTAGCAGCATAGGGCGATGAGCTGCTTGCAGATGGGGCAGCCGCCATTGGTCTTGCGCTTGCAACCTTTCGTATGCTGCACCACACGCTTCATCTTCTGGCAGGACGGCAGGCTGCAGTTGGCGTTGCGACACTGGCAGGCATGGACGAGAGACTGGATGCAGCGCTGGATGCTGAGGCGGCGCGAGTCCCCAGGGTTGGCGATGGACGAAGCGGCTGCGTTGTTGCTCTCGTCGTCCAGGCCCAGACCCAGCTTCTCCATCTTGTGGATGTGGCCCTTAGAGTTGTAGCAGGTGATGCACAGGTCATAGtcctgggacagagagaagagaaagtaGCACATAGGTGTTGGTAACACCACACTTTACTTATCTCATCATCCCCTTATAAGAAATACCCTAAAACAAATCTAAATCTTAGCAGTTTGACTTTTCAGCCAGTTTCTCTTCAATCCTCCCTCTCCTGTACCCTCCTTGCCCACTCTATacccctccctccaacccccttCCCCAGAGCTGGGTGATATGGACAAAAAGTTATCACGATAAATTGATCCATTTTGCGTgataacaatatatatatattatatataaacAGGTACTGTCTCATAAGTTGAAAAGTCCTACCTAACCCAACGCTGTctttcttctgtgagctgctccacaCTACAACCAGTTGTGAGCTGCGCGCTCTTGCTGCCTGACAGTTGATATTTCACTCAAACTAGGCTGTGTATGGTGCGTGTGATAAATAATCTACATAACGAACTAACTTTGGGAAGTCATCTGTTTTTTTTCATCAATTACATAGCCTAGATTGAAAATAGCATTATTACAATATTGTTTTCACTGACATGGATGATTGACTGGCCCGGAGGGATAACAAAACCTCCCAGGGCCAGCGGGCAGCCCTGTGTGTCGAGCCCTGCAATGAGtagatgggagaggcaggacttgcagTGTGTCGAGTgtctcaaatagaaccaagtcCTATTTTAGCATTGACGTGCGCGAGCAGTTTGGATGCAATGATTTAATATAATGTACTCGTTATTATGCAACTCTCACGCACACAACGAGGCCAGTTTGTTTTCCCTGTAAGCTACATGCTAcaccacctgaggaagtgggaactcaaaacattagctagattgctaactctaaatatgatcttgttgccatcTTTTTTGTGCATATTGGCCTATGCTACACCATCTGAGGCAGTGGGAACTCAAAATACATTAGCTAGATTGCTTTAATGTCCTACAAAAACGTTCCGTccgtaggcctaggctacttgaTGTATTCAATGTGAATGGTGTGCTAAGCTCCACAGGCGCATCATCTCAAAACCATATTAGCCTCACGCCACGCTGCCATTTGCTCAATATTGAGAAATAAATGTTACTCACAGAAAGCTTACTCTCCTCTCTTTAACAATTAAACAGTAGTTGCGTTAAAAACTGTTTTTCCTGCAATTGTAATGTGTATGTTGCACAATGGACATATGCTTGCGCTTATCAGAATGCAGCTCTCCTTCTAATTCATGCGCACATGGggaagagggagtgagagggggcaGCAAAACAGGGACAGGGCACTTTCATTGTAGGGATCGGAATAATGCACATTACTGTTGACCAAATAGTAGTTTTAGTAACCACAAAAATTCATAAGCAGGAACATTGTGTTGCCTAATCACTGAAAATTACAGACTTAAGCAAAATTGTGTCGTAAGAAGAAGGCAATGTTGGTGTCTAATTTTCTGTTTATCGTCCCAGATCTAcccttcccctgtcccctctAACCCTCACCTCGCAGACAGTGCAGTGGTAGCGTGTCTCCACGTGGCCCTTGCACTCATTGCAGGTGTAGACGAAGCGGTCCTGGCTCTGGTTGTGCAGCTCCACCAGCATGCACATGGAGCTCCACTTGGACCTGCGCAGTGAGCTGAACTCCAGGTGTTTGTCCCGGGCCAGGGTGAGGAAAGCGTCGCGCCCGTCCATCAGGTCGCAGGCCATCAGGCCGTCGGGGTCCGTGATGGGGCCCAGCGTGTTGGACATAGGCGCCGCTATCAGACGGATCACAAAGAATACCTGGCGAggagagagcagaacagagttAACAGAAGAGTGAGAAGACATTTTGGCCTGTTTACGTTTTATTTTATGTGGTGTGTAAAGGTTGTCGTCTGTCAAGGGTAATTTTAATTTGTTTGTACACTAAAGGGCACTATatgttggggtcattgtcatatgcatatacagtggggagaacaagtatttgatacactgccgattaagcaggttttcctacttacaaagcatgtagaagtctgtaatttttatcataggtacacattgtatgatttttaagtaattaatttgcattttattgcatgacacaagtatttgatcacctaccaaccagtaagaattccagctctcacagacctgttagtttttctttaagaagccctcctgttctccactcattacctgcattaactgcacctgtttgaactcgttacctgtataaaagacacctgtccacacactcaatcaaacagactccaacctctccacaatggccaagaccagagagctgtgtaaggacatcagggatacaattgtagacctgcacaggactgggatgggctacaggacaataggcaagcagcttggtgagaaggcaacaactgttggcgcaattattagaaaatggaagaagttcaagatgacggtcaatcaccctcggtctggggctccatgcaagatctcatctcgtggggcatcaatgatcatgaggaaggtgagggatcagcccagaactacacggcaggacctggtcaatgacctgaagagagctgggaccacagtctcaaagaaaaacaatagtaacacactacaccgtcatggattaaaatcctgcagcgcacgcaaggtccccctgctcaagccagcgcatgtccaggcccgtctgaagtttgccaatgacaatctggatgatccagaggaggaatgggagaaggtcatgtggtctgatgagacaaaaatagagctttttggtctaaactccactcgccgtgtttggaggaagaaggatgagtacaaccccaagaacaccatcccaaccgtgaagcatggaggtggaaacatcattctttggggatgcttttctgcaaaggggacaggacgactgcaccgtattgaggggaggatggatggggccatgtatcgcgagatcttggccaacaacctccttccctcagtaagagcattgaagatgggtcgtggctgggtcttccagcatgacaatgacccaaaacacacagccagggcaactaaggagtggctccgtaagaagcatcccaaggtcctggagtagcctagccagtctccagacctgaacccaatagaaaatctttggagggagcagaaagtccgtattgcccagcgacagccccgaaactggaaggatctggagaaggtctgtatggaggagtgggccaaaatccctgctgcagtgtgtgcaaacctggtcaagacctacaggaaacctatgatctctgtaattgcaaacaaaggtttctgtaccaaatattaagttctgcttttctgatgtatcaaatacttatgtcatgcaataaaatgcaaattcatacaatgtgattttctggatttttgttttagattccgtctctcacagttgaagtgtacctatgataaaaattacagacctctacatgctttgtaagtaggaaaacctgcaaaatcggcagtgtatcaaatacttgttctccccactgtagatagcaCAGGGAGGGTTAGCACAGGTGAGGGGAGAGGGCATACAGGTCTTACCATATCACAGAACATGCTCATAGATTTGACCTCTACACATTTTCTATGCAAATATTTGTATTGGAAGTAAACTATTAATCTTTTGTATGCTCAATAAATGGGAACTTCACCCGAAAAGAGTTCAGTTTGGAAAACAATTTCGGTGGACGCGTTATGGACGGCTCTCTCCTGTGCCAGTGGCTTTTCATAGGAAATCGCCACTACAACGGTCTTAGTGGAAAGTGTTTTTGTGTTGTGAAAGTGACTTGTTCAGACCTTAAACCTGATTCTCACCAATTGAGCCTGATTTACTACCTAGCAACTGTTATGTTCAGAAATACAATAAAAACATGCAACGGTCACTCCCTCCTACCTCTTTGTGCTTCTCCATGCTGGCGTAGAGTTTCTGAGAGAGGTCATTGGACACGTTGGGCAAACCTGGCTTCTTCTTATTGGTTCGGCTCATACTGCTCTTATTCTTAGAAGTCTTCTTGTTGTTCTTCTTTTTGCCGTTTTTGCTGTCGCCCTTCGTGACCTGGAGGTGTGGGGAAGACAGTGAATtatatacaatacagtaataatTTTTATTTAGAACAAATGTAGAAATGCAGTTCATACAAAAAtctattaaacattttgtattaagtaaaatgtaaaaatagaaTCAAATCATCACATTGATTGAAAGAGATCAAATGAAATCACATCAAACCCAAAGATCCATATGACTAAAAATATAATCAAATTATCACATTGATTGAAAGAGATTAAATGAAATCACATCAAAACAAACCCAAAGATCCATATGAACACACTGCAATGTACCTTGTAGTAAATGTCCATCCCACTTACATCTATGCTCTCGTTGGAAGTGCTGttttcctccctcttcctctcctcctcctcctgctccagctccttgatGCTCTCCTCTAGCACGTTGGGCCAGAAGTCCCCCTCAAAGTACGGCAGCTCCTTGGCACTGGTCAGACGGTCCTCCGTGGCCTGCTTGAAGATGTCctgagagagggatagaaagatATTAAACCCAGATTTAAGAAACACTCCACTCCTCCTGCTTTATGTAACAAATGAGTAACACCACTTCAAGTTATCACAACAACATGAACAGTGATAAAATGGTGCTTCTCAGAGGCCAATCCATGACTCGGTCCTGTGCGCTCAACCCTTCCACTTGCGGATGAAGCAAGAATGTAATTAAATGTAAACTTTATTGTCCCAGCAAGGACCCCTCAAGCCTCTTTACCTTGAAGTCATGCACGATGCGCTCTGCCACAGCCTTGTCCAGCATCTTCCTATACCACTCCTGTAGCCTCTTGGGCTTGGGGATCTTCTGATCCATAGGGTGACAGTGGAAGATGTAGTCGTCCCCTTCACTAGGTGGGCATGCCCATATGTGACCCGTTGTGTACCCCAGCTTCTTGACATACTCCAGGTAGCCAATGAGAATCTCATGGTAGACGCCCGTCCTCATAGAACGAGGCTGGAAGAAGTGAACACTGTCCAGGTACGAGATGTACACTCGTCTGGGGGAGAGaagtaggcagagagagaggaagatggagggagggcgggagagagCAAGGATGAGGTCCAGTCCTTTGGTCATTAACATAAAACTGCTCCCCACTGAGTTGAGAAAATGTAACCTTAAAATAACtattacctctgattgggaggaGGGCAGTCCGAGCCGTACTCCTGTACATGCATGCCAAAGAAGCAGACGTCAGCTCCATCGATATCCTCAAATGCAAACAGGGCTTTCGTCCTGTATGGGAATGACTCACACATCTCCCCAGTGTCCACAAACCTGGAGAGACACACGAGACACGATAACAGTGAGATGACTGATGCTAGAATGAACGCATACCAACAGGGttggtaggttactttctaaatgtaatctattAGTTTCTAGTTACTTATGCAAAATTGtcatcagtaacgtaacttttgggttacccaaactcagtaatgtaattGATTACTTTCACTTACTTTTcaattactttccccttaagaggcattagaagacaaaaatgatccatcaaacacatttggtgtgtcatcatagcggtctgacttgtggtcagacttgcTCTGGTGAAACAAACTTAagtccaatgcagacgtttttatctcaatattaaaTAATTTCTAGGTAACAAGTAAgtaccttaatgtacttcttggAAAGAGCAATtactcaagcaagaatttagctaggactgtccgGGAGTGGACTGAGTggtgaggggaaaactgaaaacgatTTATTATCGGCAgagaggtggtcctctgtagctcagctggtagagcacggcgcttgtaacgccaaggtagtgggttcgatccccgggaccacccatacacaaaaatgtatgcacgcatgactgtaagtcgctttggataaaagcgtctgctaaatggcatattattattattattatattattattatattgtttctctattaaccaatttaccacctagtgatgtcaccaggcagaccaaaactccatcccaccacaacaggctgacatttcaggctcttttcaaacagctcttacactaaaagggaatTAAAATGTTCACCGTATTATTCCaatctcatagtgtggaaatataaaaacacaggaaaatcacgtttttgactgcactggcccTTTAAACTCGCACCTTTTTTCCAATGccgaattgaatgtcattgagaaaacagaaaagtGTTAACTTATTTTTTTccacaaacatcctttctgaatttaaaagtaattcaAGAAGCAGTCATTTAGTTTTTCCAAAAGTATccaatctgattacaatatttttgccggtaacgtaactgattacagttaGTTTTTTGGTAATCAGATTtcatgtaactgattacatgtaatcagttactccccagcCCTGCATACCAATATTTGTATATATTCACCATCTGTCATCATTCAGAGTTACTGCTTCTCCTTCTACCATAGTCTCGAACTCTTTCTACCTTGCAATTCTGAAACGAAAAAAAAACCCTCCAATTCTGAgagattaaaaaaaaaagtgatcCAATCCTCTCAGATTTACAGTGCCTTGGTGTAGcagctaggggttgatttgggattcagcAAATTACTACATTAACCCCACTCATTCCGCCCCTAACGTCATCCCTTTCTCCTGTTCTACTTCTTCAGGGTAACACGCGTACTATTCCCCCCCGTGGTGCATGTCCCTTACCTGGACTTCATGCCTGGTTTGACCTCTACCACCTTGTCAGAGACGTGGACCACTCTGATGGTGACGTCACCCGACTCAGGGTGGCTCTGACGCTTCAGGTAGTCATTCACCCGTGTCTCCAAATAACAGCCCAGCTTAGTGTGGGGCAaccctggagagagggagataagctTAGTTTAGTTACAAATATGATAGGTAAAGGAGGGAGGAACTACCTCAAATGGAGACAGGTAAGTAATATTTAGGGTTAAAATGGTTTTAAAAAAGACATCAGCACTTACTTTTGGCAGCATACTTGTTCTCTCTCCGCGTCTTATTCAACTTCTTTAAGCAGCCATCACAATTAAAACTGGTGGGTGAAAGAGTTCATTAGAGTCAGTAGAGAAGCCAGAACCTTACAGTAAAACTGCTTAATCTCTTATGGTTACAGGAAACAAGGAATGCAGACAGACTTACCCTAACGGCCAGATAGTGTCGTTGTGCAGGACACAGATCTGGTGCATCTTACGTCCGCAGTCCATACATTCCACAAGCCTGCAGAGAGGAACGAGAGGCGAGAAATCAGTCACTGACTGCTTACATCGCCACAACGACATTGCGCTCACAATGCAATCACAACTTAAATGCAATTACTCAACAAGA contains:
- the LOC121547026 gene encoding histone acetyltransferase p300-like isoform X1, producing MAENVLDSGPPSAKRPKLSSPALSVSASDGNDFGSLFDLEHDLPDELINSSELGLVNGGDLSQLHTSLGGGGGGMGLGLGGGGGQDAVAKHKQLSELLRSGAPHASTQQGQGVVGSPGGASMGHLGNMKVSPGPQGMGQQQHLSTQQQASMMQQQAGMVGAINRGMMGAQKGNGQQQQAMMGGPVMNGSPRMSFLNQGIGGNSNLLAETLQQQQQQQQQGAGGQAGLRVQQPGALNKMGMMGNPGPYGGPYVGQQAGLGGAGLGPPLQNKGSMPNSLAQFSMDKKSQPMQGMAAMATQQSAAGVGGGAGAGGTAGMVPNAQEGLGSAVSAAAAGAPPTADPEKRKLIQQQLVLLLHAHKCQRREQANGEVRQCNLPHCRTMKNVLNHMTHCQAGKSCQVAHCASSRQIISHWKNCTRHDCPVCLPLKNAGDKRNQQSLLGGAGVGLGSSLGSVPGGQPSAPNLNPPSQIDPSSIERAYAALGLTYQGTQIQNQPNQASLPSQGLQGQPGMRPLNPMGGNPMGVNGGVGVSPQNQQTSLLQDTMLHLNMNSQGLMNDAGGTGNMGSMPTATPPSAAGMRKSWHEDITQDLRNHLVHKLVQAIFPTPDPAALKDRRMENLVAYARKVEGDMYESANSRAEYYHLLAEKIYKIQKELEEKRRTRLQKQDGPLPDPSLVRPGGPNQMVTRMQNPAGMNQFNQMGMQSMGQRSTPPLPLSPINQMGMGNSRMGQPNVGQLQNQYLPQGQFPGSGPGLGTGQPGMAQPGMNQQGIQGGMAQTQMPIPSPLPASPLAGPGSVGGGSSVPSVGPMGPQSVGGGPSSNLPLSNNPQQPNSMTHLSAMRQSSPSPARSITPTPHQTPPRLAGSQTPQPHTPNLPQLAPPGPQQQLGPGSQGPGSNKPMKQVMGAGSTTPSHPGHPSTTPNPHGGQLPRTPRTPMSQKGGFQSQDSQALTPASVSSVDTASQQASQSDASASVDPKMEVKQQDEEDDGEEGCSKGGKLSNIKLENKPIKMEGVKKEECEGEGGKGVPMEMSSSSGVKSEERVKTEDRKPEVKKEPKEEEKGSDSPGTPSGAQNKKKIFKPEELRQALMPTLESLYRQDPESLPFRQPVDPHLLGIPDYFDIVKTPMDLSNIKRKLDTGQYQEPWQYVDDIWVMLNNAWLYNRKTSRVYKYCSKLAEVFEAEIDPVMVSLGYCCGRKLEFSPQTLCCYGKQLCTIPRDAAYFSYQNSSPKFGLLAGRYHFCEKCFNEIQGDNVSLGDDPSQPPTSIGKDQFEKKKNDTLDPELLVECMDCGRKMHQICVLHNDTIWPLGFNCDGCLKKLNKTRRENKYAAKRLPHTKLGCYLETRVNDYLKRQSHPESGDVTIRVVHVSDKVVEVKPGMKSRFVDTGEMCESFPYRTKALFAFEDIDGADVCFFGMHVQEYGSDCPPPNQRRVYISYLDSVHFFQPRSMRTGVYHEILIGYLEYVKKLGYTTGHIWACPPSEGDDYIFHCHPMDQKIPKPKRLQEWYRKMLDKAVAERIVHDFKDIFKQATEDRLTSAKELPYFEGDFWPNVLEESIKELEQEEEERKREENSTSNESIDVSGMDIYYKVTKGDSKNGKKKNNKKTSKNKSSMSRTNKKKPGLPNVSNDLSQKLYASMEKHKEVFFVIRLIAAPMSNTLGPITDPDGLMACDLMDGRDAFLTLARDKHLEFSSLRRSKWSSMCMLVELHNQSQDRFVYTCNECKGHVETRYHCTVCEDYDLCITCYNSKGHIHKMEKLGLGLDDESNNAAASSIANPGDSRRLSIQRCIQSLVHACQCRNANCSLPSCQKMKRVVQHTKGCKRKTNGGCPICKQLIALCCYHAKHCQENKCPVPFCLNIKHKLRQQQLQHRLQQAQMLRRRMASMQRVGQPPPGPGGNGGLPSPGNNSTTGPSTPMSVGTQPPTPQTPTQGNMPPGPQQGMGQGPPGKQQQQQQQQQGGIPQQHHMHHQFQQQMQQQHSGGVMMNSPQQQQMVQQQQQGLSPNVQQMQQPGGLPPYTPRPPGALPLHQSLGKPGLGSATPPQQQANPGQGSMPQGQQQQQGPPPAAVEIALKIQRVAETQRQMAQAQAQILQRQQAAQGGGMMPPHPHHQNPQAQMQGMVLPGAGMVGHQGMAPQGQGVAGRTHMEQQQQGMVVGQGGMQQQQVGPQTQLSPQVQLQQQAQLQNPNQQQWGGPGGMTPQQRQGMMGQMGHLTPQQQQQLAQQQQQRQLAQQQQHQGQQQQQAGQGGLMGLMGGPGGVAGAAAAMVGTGNLPQAALQDLLRTLRSPSSPGQQQQVLNILRSNPLLMAAFIKQRAARYQGGTGVPGAPGGGPGGGPGGVRFQGALGGAGMGPGGPGGNQVVMDGQQVNVNPGVAQPGMNMVQGGGGVNISSMAQLQQLQQQQRPLLPVSLQQQQQMAALQQQQGGMPGQGTPMSNMTPQFREILMRRHLQQQQQQHQQQQQQQQQQQQQQQQQQQMSNNGQFQQPQPPQQQGQGQQGFMHQGQPGQPGQTQPGGGGGGPQQGGGGPQGPQPGPGQQGQGYPGTMSQQVATALQQRLQHQMQMQQQQQQQQDGGGGPGQLQQGQQGPQQGQGGPPQPQSSHAMLQQALHQRLLQQQHLGGGSPAQHGSPMSPQQQMAQSPHPHLQGQALGGQSLSNQVRSPQPSPRPQSQPPHSSPSPRMQPQPSPHRISPQTQTGSPHLGHLSQHHPGMVAPQNPQQLSQQQQQQANSGDPGTFGSDPSAMMSQISGMGGLHGTGQSDMLGNNQDLGTNINHNSLDIM